The genomic window CAAGCGACGGATGAATGTTGAGCGGCGCGATTTTCGGAACTGATAAATAAGCCGAGGGAATGTATTTGCCGTAGGATGAGACTACGAAGAGTTCCGGATCGAGCTGCTTGATCTGCTCCAGCACCGCGGAATCTTTCAGATCGGGAGGCGCGATGACCGGGATGTTTTTTGAGCGCGCAAAAATTTCGACCGGAGAAGGCGAAAGCACGAGCCCCCTGCCTTTTTTCTGCGGCGGGGTCGTGACCACCAGCGCGACCGGATGCGGGCTTTCAAGGCATGCGTTCAAGGCCGCCAGGGAAAATTCGTCGGAACCGAAGAAGACAAGACTCATTAATCTTGCGCTTGCTGCTGGTATTGGGAAAGAAGTTTCATGCGCTGGTTGAAATCAACGCGGTCGATAAGCGTGATACCGTCCAGATGGTCCATCTCGTGCTGGATGACACGGGCAAAGAAGTCTTTGAGCTCGCGGTCCACGGGCTTGCCCTCGCGGTCCTGGTAACGGACGCGGATGCGCGTCGCGCGCATCACTTCCGCGGTAAGGCCCGGAAAGCTCAGGCATCCCTCGGGGCCGATTTCCTGGCCGCGGGATTCATAAATGACCGGATTGACCACCACTTCCTCCTCTCCCCTCTTGGCGCGCGGGGAGACGATGAGAATCCGCTGGGAGATCCCGACTTGAGGAGCCGCAAGCCCAACGCCATCTTCATGATACATCGTATCGACCAGGTCATCGAAGAGCTTCTGCTCCCGGGGGCCAAAACTTTCCAGAGGAAGGGCCTGTTGGGTGAGAACGGGATTTGGGTAGATCAGCACTTTGAGCAGGGCCATGAGAACCTCAAAGATATTGTAACATGAGGCAGGGTGTGAAGTTAGTCATTTTTTACCGCGGTGAGGCCATGGTCCGCGCCTTCCAGAGCTTCACGTGAAGGTAATATGCGGAAAGCGCCTCGAACTTGAGGCCGGCCCAGCCGTCGAGAAATCCCCTTTTGAGAAAGGTGAAGAAAATAAACCGGAGTCCGGGCCAAAGCGCGATTTTCCAAAGCGGCGGGCGGCCTTTTTTTTTCCGGTATTCCGCGGCGTCCAAATCCGTGTAGAGATCAAACTTTGCAAAATAAGCCTGCGTGTCGCGGGTGGAGTGGTGCAGGAGCGGCGCCTGGATTCTGCCGCAGGGGCCGTCCGGCAGGATCCGCTCATGGACGCTTCCTTGAAATTGGCCGTGCCCCCGGCGGATCAGGCGGACCTGATAATCGTCCGCGTTGGAGCCATGGCGCAGCAGTTTGCCGAAAATCACGTTCTCCCGCTTGATCGCGAAAGCCACGTCGCTGCCCGGCGCCTTGATTTTTTGCTGCACGGCCGCGGCGAGCTCGGGACTTACCCGTTCGTCTGCGTCCATCTGCAATATCCAATCCCCCTGAGCGAAGCTCATGGCGTAATTTTTCTGGTCCGCGAAATTCGTCAAAGGACGCGTGACAAACCGCGCCTTGAACGAAGCCGCGATCTGCGGGGTCTTGTCCGTGCTTCCGGAATCCACAATGATGATCTCGTCGGCAAAAGGCGCGGACTTCAGGCACTCCGGCAGCCGCGCTTCTTCGTTTCTCGCGATGAGCACCAGGCTGAGTTTCATGAAGGCGCTCCGGTTAATTTCAAGATCTCGCGGTCGCTGAGCACCGCGCCCTCCTGCGCGCCGCGGCGCCTTTCCATCGCTTCGCTCAAACGGCCCAGCGCCTCCATGAGGCCGGCCCCGAAAGCCAGGTCGCCGCGCACAAGCGACCATGCGAGGCGCGGAAGAAGCAGAAGCGCGTGTTCGGCCAGGAGCGTGAAGTCCGAAAGGTTCTTCCACATGAAAAGAAACGTATGACAGCAGGCCATTTTCCGGACGCGGTACGCGCCGAACGCCGGCTGGAAACTGGCCTGACCTTTGTGATACGCCATGCTTTCGCGCACCAGATAGCCTCTCCATCCCCGCTTCCATCCGCGGTAACAAAGGTCCAGGTCTTCGAGAATACCGGGGAGAAAAAGGCGGTCGAAACCTCCGAGCGCGAGAAACCGATCGCGGCGTACGGCGATGGCGGCCCCGATGCTTGCAGTAAGGAGCGGTGTCCCGTCCGCGGGCAAGGGCGGCATCACGGACCGCGTGCCCATGATCCCCGCGCGGTTCATAAGCCGCGAAAGCCCGCCTTCGTAATGTTGGCCCGAGAAATCCCAGCAAAGCGGGCTGGCGAAAAAGGCGTCCTCGTTTTTTTCGAAGAGCGTGATGAGCGGCGCGAGGAAATCGGGATCCACCTTGATGTCGTTGTTCAGGAGGAGCGCAACGTCACCCGTGTCGGCCGCAACGTAGGCATTGAA from Verrucomicrobiia bacterium includes these protein-coding regions:
- the def gene encoding peptide deformylase, giving the protein MALLKVLIYPNPVLTQQALPLESFGPREQKLFDDLVDTMYHEDGVGLAAPQVGISQRILIVSPRAKRGEEEVVVNPVIYESRGQEIGPEGCLSFPGLTAEVMRATRIRVRYQDREGKPVDRELKDFFARVIQHEMDHLDGITLIDRVDFNQRMKLLSQYQQQAQD
- a CDS encoding glycosyltransferase family 2 protein, which produces MKLSLVLIARNEEARLPECLKSAPFADEIIIVDSGSTDKTPQIAASFKARFVTRPLTNFADQKNYAMSFAQGDWILQMDADERVSPELAAAVQQKIKAPGSDVAFAIKRENVIFGKLLRHGSNADDYQVRLIRRGHGQFQGSVHERILPDGPCGRIQAPLLHHSTRDTQAYFAKFDLYTDLDAAEYRKKKGRPPLWKIALWPGLRFIFFTFLKRGFLDGWAGLKFEALSAYYLHVKLWKARTMASPR
- a CDS encoding glycosyltransferase; translated protein: MKINRVSIFVLNYNGIALMRECLPSLVEAGRRSPVPVRLVVIDNRSTDASVSFVRENFPTFEISVAEANDFLCSFNAYVAADTGDVALLLNNDIKVDPDFLAPLITLFEKNEDAFFASPLCWDFSGQHYEGGLSRLMNRAGIMGTRSVMPPLPADGTPLLTASIGAAIAVRRDRFLALGGFDRLFLPGILEDLDLCYRGWKRGWRGYLVRESMAYHKGQASFQPAFGAYRVRKMACCHTFLFMWKNLSDFTLLAEHALLLLPRLAWSLVRGDLAFGAGLMEALGRLSEAMERRRGAQEGAVLSDREILKLTGAPS